One stretch of Caballeronia sp. Lep1P3 DNA includes these proteins:
- a CDS encoding sigma-54 dependent transcriptional regulator: MYGDTRTLYYVGRNVSEDLAERLHARGWTIEQVDPSKPLKHGKRAAAGIVDMTNRGFARDSAALAGLLASHRIGWVATVDADSADKPELCRLILDFCFDYVTVPCSADRVVDAVGHAYGMVALHDVASNDPHKPEGNEGGMVGNCEPMQALYRSIRKVAMTDAPVFISGESGTGKELTALAIHERSGRRQQPFVAINCGAIPPHLLQSELFGYERGAFTGANQRKIGRVEAADGGTLFLDEIGDLPLESQASLLRFLQERKIERLGGQTSTSVDVRIISATHVDMQTAMLEGRFRADLYHRLCVLQIDEPPLRVRGKDIELLANHMLERFRRDASRRLRGFAPCAIAALHNYAWPGNVRELINRVRRAIVMSEGRQILASDLELGEYVEAAPMTLAQAREAAERHAIEVALLRHRGRLGEAADELGISRVTLYRLLTAYGLRARADRPLKVSGA; the protein is encoded by the coding sequence ATGTACGGGGATACAAGGACGCTCTATTACGTCGGGCGTAACGTGTCGGAGGATTTGGCCGAGCGTCTGCATGCGCGCGGGTGGACGATCGAACAGGTCGATCCTTCGAAGCCGCTCAAGCACGGCAAGCGCGCCGCCGCGGGCATCGTCGATATGACGAATCGCGGTTTCGCCAGGGACAGCGCGGCACTCGCCGGCCTGCTCGCGAGTCACAGAATCGGCTGGGTAGCGACCGTCGACGCCGACAGCGCGGACAAGCCCGAGCTGTGCCGACTCATTCTGGATTTCTGCTTCGATTATGTGACGGTGCCCTGCTCGGCCGATCGCGTCGTCGATGCCGTGGGCCATGCGTATGGCATGGTCGCCCTGCACGATGTGGCGAGCAACGATCCGCATAAGCCCGAAGGCAACGAAGGCGGCATGGTCGGCAATTGCGAGCCCATGCAGGCGCTTTATCGCTCGATTCGCAAAGTCGCGATGACCGATGCGCCCGTCTTCATTTCCGGCGAATCCGGAACGGGAAAGGAACTCACTGCGCTCGCCATCCATGAACGCTCCGGGCGGCGGCAGCAGCCGTTCGTCGCGATCAATTGCGGCGCCATTCCGCCACATCTATTGCAGTCCGAACTATTCGGCTACGAGCGCGGCGCGTTCACGGGCGCGAACCAGCGCAAGATCGGGCGCGTCGAAGCAGCCGATGGCGGCACACTCTTTCTCGATGAAATCGGCGATTTGCCGCTCGAAAGTCAGGCAAGCCTGCTGCGTTTTCTTCAGGAACGCAAGATAGAACGGCTGGGCGGTCAAACGTCCACTTCGGTCGATGTCCGCATCATCTCCGCGACGCACGTCGATATGCAGACGGCAATGCTCGAAGGCCGCTTCCGCGCGGACCTTTATCACCGCCTGTGCGTTCTTCAAATCGACGAGCCGCCGCTGCGCGTGCGCGGCAAGGACATCGAATTGCTCGCGAATCATATGCTGGAGCGCTTTCGTCGCGATGCGAGCCGGCGGCTGCGCGGCTTTGCGCCCTGCGCCATCGCGGCGCTTCACAACTACGCATGGCCCGGCAATGTGCGCGAACTCATCAATCGCGTGCGGCGTGCAATCGTCATGTCCGAAGGACGGCAGATTCTCGCGAGCGACCTCGAACTCGGCGAATACGTCGAAGCCGCGCCGATGACGCTTGCACAGGCGCGCGAGGCTGCGGAGCGGCACGCCATCGAAGTCGCGCTCCTGCGGCATCGCGGCCGGCTCGGCGAAGCGGCAGACGAACTCGGCATCTCGCGCGTGACGCTTTACCGGCTGCTAACGGCCTATGGATTGCGGGCGCGCGCGGACAGACCGTTGAAGGTATCGGGCGCCTGA
- a CDS encoding alpha/beta hydrolase: MHLLEAGYESPGRPCIVLLHGFPELAFSWRKVITTLADAGYHVIAPDQRGYGRTRGGNAGFDADLAEFTFPNLVRDVLGLVFALGYRETAAVVGHDFGSFVAAWCALIRPDVFRSVVMMSAPFAGPPDFAFGTAFHDAAPSAMTDAMSALASLDPPRKHYQRYFCEPQAHDDMQHAPQGLRSFLRAYFHVKSADWQGNHPHPLAAPAAEELALLPAYYVMPADKTMPETVEEYMPDAAHIASCAWLSDEELAVFASEFERTGFQGGLNWYRCSNDERYRAPLRLWSGRTIDVPSCFIAGSSDWGYCQRPGDFEAMRQRVCTNFRAAHLIEGAGHWVQQEQPRTVASRIVRFLRQDAPGI, encoded by the coding sequence ATGCATCTGCTCGAGGCCGGGTACGAGTCGCCCGGCAGACCATGCATCGTTCTGCTTCATGGCTTTCCCGAACTCGCCTTTAGCTGGCGCAAGGTCATTACGACGCTTGCAGACGCGGGCTATCACGTCATCGCGCCGGACCAGCGCGGCTATGGCAGGACGCGCGGAGGCAACGCGGGGTTCGACGCCGATCTTGCCGAATTCACGTTTCCGAACCTCGTGCGCGACGTGCTCGGCCTCGTCTTCGCATTGGGTTATCGCGAGACGGCGGCGGTGGTGGGCCATGACTTCGGCTCTTTCGTCGCGGCGTGGTGCGCGCTGATCCGGCCAGACGTGTTCCGCTCGGTCGTCATGATGAGTGCGCCGTTCGCCGGGCCGCCTGATTTTGCATTCGGCACCGCGTTCCACGATGCCGCGCCATCGGCGATGACCGATGCAATGAGCGCGCTCGCATCGCTCGATCCGCCGCGCAAGCACTATCAGCGCTATTTCTGCGAGCCGCAAGCCCACGACGATATGCAGCACGCGCCGCAAGGCCTGCGCTCATTCTTGCGGGCGTACTTTCATGTGAAAAGCGCGGACTGGCAAGGCAATCATCCGCATCCGCTCGCAGCGCCTGCCGCGGAAGAACTTGCACTATTGCCCGCGTATTACGTGATGCCCGCGGACAAGACCATGCCCGAAACGGTCGAAGAATACATGCCTGACGCGGCGCACATCGCATCGTGCGCGTGGCTTTCCGACGAGGAACTCGCAGTCTTCGCAAGCGAATTCGAGCGCACGGGTTTTCAAGGCGGCCTCAACTGGTATCGATGCAGCAACGACGAACGCTACCGCGCGCCGCTGCGTCTGTGGTCGGGACGCACGATCGACGTGCCGTCATGCTTCATCGCGGGCAGCAGCGATTGGGGGTATTGCCAGCGTCCCGGCGACTTCGAGGCAATGCGTCAGCGCGTGTGCACGAACTTCCGCGCCGCGCATCTGATAGAAGGGGCAGGGCATTGGGTGCAGCAGGAGCAGCCGAGGACGGTGGCGAGCCGCATTGTCCGCTTTCTCAGGCAGGATGCGCCGGGCATCTAA